One window of the Vicia villosa cultivar HV-30 ecotype Madison, WI unplaced genomic scaffold, Vvil1.0 ctg.001707F_1_1, whole genome shotgun sequence genome contains the following:
- the LOC131636364 gene encoding superoxide dismutase [Cu-Zn], chloroplastic, protein MQLAMASQTLVSPSPLSSHSLLRTSFSGVSVKLAPQFSTLKTSNFKPLTVVAAAKKAVAVLKGTSTVEGVVTLTQDDEGPTTVNVRITGLTPGLHGFHLHEYGDTTNGCISTGPHFNPNKLTHGAPEDEIRHAGDLGNIVANAEGVAEATIVDNQIPLTGPNSVVGRALVVHELQDDLGKGGHELSLSTGNAGGRLACGVVGLTPV, encoded by the exons ATGCAACTAGCAATGGCTTCACAAACTCTCGTCTCGCCTTCACCGCTCTCTTCTCATTCTCTTCTCCGAACATCTTTCTCCGGCGTCTCCGTCAAGCTCGCTCCTCAATTCTCAACTCTCAAAACTTCGAATTTCAAACCTCTCACAGTAGTCGCTGCTGCCAAGAAAGCCGTCGCTGTCCTTAAGGGAACCTCCACCGTCGAAGGTGTTGTCACTCTCACTCAAGACGATGAAG GTCCAACAACAGTTAATGTTCGtat CACTGGCCTTACACCAGGGCTTCATGGTTTTCACTTA CATGAGTATGGTGATACCACAAATGGGTGTATCTCAACAG GACCACATTTTAATCCCAACAAGTTGACACATGGTGCTCCTGAAGATGAAATCCGTCATGCGGGTGACCTGGGAAACATAGTTGCTAATGCTGAAG GAGTTGCAGAGGCGACAATCGTGGACAATCAG ATACCACTCACTGGCCCCAATTCAGTCGTTGGGAGAGCCTTAGTGGTTCACGAACTTCAAGATGACCTTGGAAAGG GTGGACATGAACTTAGTTTGAGCACCGGGAATGCTGGTGGAAGATTAGCTTGTG GTGTGGTTGGCTTGACTCCAGTATAA